A section of the Zygosaccharomyces rouxii strain CBS732 chromosome B complete sequence genome encodes:
- the COX19 gene encoding Cox19p (highly similar to uniprot|Q3E731 Saccharomyces cerevisiae YLL018C-A COX19 Cytochrome c oxidase assembly protein) codes for MSGNPGGAMKALSPTPPERGSFPLDHEGECSRQMQEYVECLKLVKGENAPNCRLLAKEYLKCRMNHDLMDKDDWKNLGLPEDSPAKKE; via the coding sequence ATGTCCGGTAATCCAGGAGGTGCCATGAAGGCACTTTCCCCAACACCGCCTGAACGTGGATCTTTCCCATTGGATCATGAGGGTGAATGTAGTCGACAAATGCAGGAATATGTAGAATGcttgaaattggttaaagGTGAAAATGCACCAAACTGCAGATTGCTTGcaaaagaatatttaaaATGTCGAATGAATCATGACTTAATGGACAAGGACgattggaagaatttagGTTTACCAGAAGATTCACCTGCAAAGAAGGAGTGA
- the KNS1 gene encoding serine/threonine protein kinase KNS1 (similar to uniprot|P32350 Saccharomyces cerevisiae YLL019C KNS1 Nonessential putative protein kinase of unknown cellular role member of the LAMMER family of protein kinases which are serine/threonine kinases also capable of phosphorylating tyrosine residues) yields the protein MRSFMSSHIGRKRNRNTSVNNNNNTAIGNIDSTTQMESLMQGMLAKQDSILNGNLSDGLMYDQQPFIDNENLQQPIDENENDTSNVADDEDDDVIFVKEQPVYLASPTVPGGDPNYDSNNHYTSTTSKKFKKQRTISLPQLPHARLLYQNGNHKEFRGQNNDELLHLTGSSSRTLDGNRALSLRVVHSTSPDDVTLSERFYSSVSPAESAAISGESSESSSSNSVKGNGIGVEGATASGASLKGGNNPHKRTLHRLSAPKLAARLVGKKPKTRKRENFKTDKDGHYVYRQEDVFGGGRFVVKGLLGQGTFGKVLKCTDSGDFIMNSNPFKLNTNLVAVKVIRAIDRYREAAKTELRVLQAIRENDIPGQYQCLMLQECFEYRNHVCIVTDLLGRSVYDFMCSNGVARFPGSQVQAMAKQLIRSVCFLHDLGIIHTDLKPENVVLCDESYVEKDLPPSVVRSLSSRRRDASGGKRKLLTNPEIKVIDFGSAVFHREYHPPVISTRHYRAPEIVLGLGWSFPCDIWSIACVLVELVTGESLYPTHENLEHMAMMQRVNGEPFPPKIVGKMFYKASHNLGNAPADLNATVVKHFDKKTFALQWPEKNKRGDYLTKDRSIRRVMDNCDRLDFLISNKLKADYGDWLSIDWNLSPEKNWALIKSRILTERRTTGTTAGDLNKETFLFWYWFIDLCRKMFEFDPTKRITAKEALDHKWFNLGILDEGITSFGELQY from the coding sequence ATGCGGTCCTTTATGTCTTCACATATAGGGAGGAAGAGAAATCGTAATACAAGTgttaataataataataatacagCCATTGGTAATATTGATAGTACAACTCAAATGGAATCATTGATGCAAGGAATGCTCGCGAAACAGgattcaattttaaatGGGAATCTGTCAGATGGCCTGATGTATGATCAACAGCCATTTATTGATAATGAGAATTTACAACAACCAATTGACGAAAACGAAAATGACACTTCAAATGTTgctgatgatgaggatgacGATGTGATTTTCGTAAAAGAGCAGCCTGTCTATTTAGCATCGCCTACAGTACCGGGAGGTGATCCAAATTATGACAGTAACAATCACTACACCTCTACGACatccaaaaaatttaaGAAACAAAGAACTATTTCGTTACCACAGTTGCCTCATGCCAGATTATTGTATCAAAATGGGAATCACAAGGAGTTTAGAGGTCAGAATAATGACGAATTATTGCATTTAACTGGCTCTTCTTCACGCACTTTGGATGGTAACAGGGCACTATCACTGCGTGTGGTTCATTCGACCTCACCTGATGATGTAACGTTATCGGAAAGGTTTTATTCCAGTGTATCACCTGCGGAATCCGCTGCCATCTCAGGTGAATCCTCAGAGAGTTCATCTTCGAATTCTGTCAAGGGTAATGGTATTGGTGTTGAAGGTGCAACTGCAAGTGGCGCATCCTTAAAAGGAGGGAATAATCCTCACAAAAGAACATTACATAGATTGTCTGCTCCTAAGTTAGCTGCAAGGTTAGTTGGTAAGAAACCAAAGACCAGAAAACgtgaaaatttcaaaactgATAAAGATGGACACTACGTCTATAGACAAGAGGATGTCTTTGGCGGTGGCAGATTTGTCGTTAAAGGTTTACTAGGGCAAGGTACGTTTggtaaagttttgaaatGTACAGACTCCGGTGATTTTATTATGAATAGCAATCCGTTCAAATTGAACACAAATTTGGTTGCGGTTAAGGTTATTAGAGCTATCGATAGGTACAGAGAGGCTGCAAAGACTGAATTAAGAGTTTTACAAGCGATTAGAGAGAACGATATCCCGGGTCAATACCAGTGTCTCATGTTACAGGAATGTTTTGAATACAGGAATCACGTTTGTATTGTTACTGATTTGCTGGGCAGATCAGTTTATGACTTCATGTGTAGTAATGGTGTTGCGAGATTTCCAGGATCTCAGGTACAGGCAATGGCAAAACAACTAATACGGTCGGTATGTTTCTTACACGATTTGGGCATTATTCACACAGATTTAAAACCCGAAAATGTGGTTCTTTGTGATGAGAGTTATGTGGAGAAAGATCTTCCGCCTTCTGTGGTTAGATCTTTAagttcaagaagaagagatgCTAGTGGTGGTAAGCGTAAACTTTTAACAAATCCAGAGATTAAGGTTATTGATTTCGGCAGTGCTGTTTTCCATAGAGAATACCATCCGCCAGTAATATCAACACGTCACTATAGAGCCCCTGAGATTGTTTTGGGATTAGGTTGGTCTTTCCCCTGCGATATTTGGTCTATTGCATGTGTTCTTGTTGAATTAGTTACTGGCGAATCGTTATACCCAACCCATGAAAATTTAGAACATATGGCAATGATGCAACGTGTTAATGGAGAGCCTTTTCCACCAAAGATTGTTGGTAAAATGTTTTACAAGGCATCTCATAATTTGGGTAACGCTCCTGCAGATTTGAATGCCACCGTGGTAAAACATTTTGACAAAAAGACATTTGCATTACAATGGCctgaaaagaataaacGAGGCGATTACTTGACAAAGGATAGATCAATAAGAAGAGTTATGGATAATTGTGATAGGCTTGATTTCTTAATTTCGAATAAACTTAAAGCAGATTATGGGGATTGGTTAAGTATTGATTGGAATTTATCACCGGAGAAGAATTGGGCATTGAttaaatcaagaattttgacTGAGAGGAGAACGACGGGAACAACAGCGGGTGATTTGAATAAAGAAACATTTTTGTTTTGGTACTGGTTTATTGACCTTTGCAGAAAAATGTTTGAATTCGATCCAACTAAGAGAATTACTGCAAAGGAGGCTTTGGATCATAAATGGTTTAATTTGGGTATTTTGGATGAAGGGATTACCAGTTTTGGTGAATTACAATACTGA